Within Roseisolibacter agri, the genomic segment CGACCTCGGGACGCGTCGCGTGGTTCTCGAGCGCGGCCAGCGCGCCGTCGTCGAACTCGGAGTCGCCGAGCACGCGCCCGTCGGCGGCGATGAGCGTCACGCGGTGGCCGAGCGCCTCACCCGCCGCGTCGGCCATGGCGTCCGGCGCGACGGCCGGCGTCCACTGCACGCGCACCAGCCGCGCCTCGCGCGTGAGCTGCTCGCGCAGCCCGCTCTGCACCTCGGTGCGCAGCCGGTAGTCGAGCACCGCGAGCACGACCAGCAGCAGCACGGCGACGACCATCGCGGCGCCGAGCAGGAGCCGCGCGGTGAGCTTCATGCCGCGCGGCGCCGCATGTGGGACCTCGTCGGCCACTGTCAGTTGCGGGCGTAGCTCGTCCAGCCCTGCCACCAGCGCGGACCGGTCGGCGAGACCGCGCCCAGATACGTCGTCGTCGCCAGCGGTGCGCCGAAGAAGCCGCCCGTGCGTGCGGCGACGCGCGTGGGGAACGCCGCGAGCCCGCCCGTGCGGAGCGGCGTGGCGGGCGTCCAGTCGAAGGCGGCCGCCGTCGGGACGCCGGTCGGCAGCGCAGTGAAGAGCGTCGCCGCGGTGCCCGTGCCCGCGACGGCGCCCGGGAAGTTCGTCGCGGTGCCGAAGCCCGCGCCGCCCGCGGCGTCGAACGGGCCGAGCTGGTTGTCGGTCAGCAGCACCGCGCCGATGTACAGCGAGTCGCGCTGCCGCAGCGTGTCCGTGGCCGCCTCGCGCACCGAGAGGCCCTGCGCCTGCCAGCGCGCCACGACGCCGTTCACCAGGCTCGCGCCCGAGCCGCGCCGGATCATGATCCCGTGCGACTGGTCGCGCGTCTGGAGGGCGGCGAAGCCGCCGGCGCCCGGGCCGACGAGCGTGAAGTTCGCGAACACGGGCTCGGAGATCGGCGCCTGCGTCGACGTGACGCACCCCTCGACGTTCGGGTCGCAGCCGTAGCCCTGGAAGCCGCGCGGCGTCGTCGAGACGAGGCCCGCGCGCGGCGCGGGCTCGTGGCTCTGGAAGCCGATCACGAACTGGTTGCGCCCCTGGTAGCCCTCGCTCCACGAGAAGTGGTCGTCGCCGGACTCGTACGAGACGAGGTAGCGCGCGTCCACGGTCCCGCCGAACCACTGGAAGCTGCTGCCCAGGTTCTCCAGCGCCTGCAGGTACTCGACCGTGGTGCCGCGGCCGACGGCGTAGAAGGAGAACGCGCCCACCGCCGTCGGCGTCCCGTCGGTCCCCGTCGGCACCTCGGCGCCCGCGAACTCGACGCGCACGTAGCGCAGGATGCCGCTGTCGTCGCCGGCGCTCGTGCCGCCGCCGTACGTCTCGGCCTGCGCGGCCGTGCCGACCGTGCGCGCGAGCGCCGGCGTGCGGCTGGACGGCGCGTTGCCGACGATCACGAGGCCGCCCCAGTCGCCCGGCGCGCGGCTGCCGGCGGCGCGCTGCGACGTGAAGACGATCGGCTGCGCCTCGGTGCCGCGCGCGTCGATGCGCGCGCCGCGCGCGATCATCAGCAGGCTCCCGGCGACCGTGCTGTCGCCGACGAGCCGCGTGCCCGGCTGGATGGTCAGCGTCGCGCCCGCGCGCACCTTCACGAAGCCGCTGATGACGTACGTGGTGTCGGCGCTCAGCGTGCGCGACGCGGTGATGTCGCCGCGCAGCGCGGCCGCGACGGCGCCGAGCGCGCGCGTCGCGACCGTGACGGCGGCGCTGTAGCTGCTCGTGTCGGCACCGCGCACGGCGGCGACCTGGTACTGGTAGCTGGTCGCCGGCAGCAGGCCGCTGTCGTCGAAGGTCGCCGCCGTCGCCACGCCGGCGCGCGTCGCGCTGCCGCCGGCCGGCGTGCGCTGCACGACGTAGGCGGTGGCGCCCGTGACGGCGGTCCAGGTGAGCCGCACCGCGCTCGTCGAGAGGGCCGTCCCCTGCACGGACGTCGGCGCGCCGAGCGTCGTCGGCGGCGGGGTGGTGCCGCCGTCGGGACCCGTGGAGTCGGAGCCGCCGCAGGCGGCGAGCAGCACGAGGGGGAGCGCGAGGAGGGGGAGCCGCGAGGGCGTGCGCATGGCGGGCGGGGAGGGGAGCGGAGCGGCCGGCGGCCGTGCCTGCCGGAATAGACGAACGGGAGACGCCGCCCGCCACCTCTCGTTCAGGTCCTCGTGTCCCCGACGGCCGCCATCAGAGCCTGTTGGAGTAGCTCACGAACTTGAAGGAGCCGCCGCGCTCCAGGATCGCGCCGAAGAGCTGCTCCTGCACGGTGTCGCCGGGCGCCTGCAGCCGGCGGATCGTGCAGCCGGCGTGGATGCGGTTCGCGCCCTCAGCGTCGACCCGCGGGCAGGCGTGCGACAACAAGCGGAGCGGGCGGCCGCCGCGCTCCTCGAGCGCGTGGAACAGCCCGCGCCCGCTGTTGCCCTCCAGCTGGAACCACATCAGCGCCGGCGACAGGTCGTACGGCGGCCGCGCGAGCCTGCTGGCGGGGTAGTACGCCCAAGCGAACTCCCGGCGGTCGATGCGGAGCGCGTGGAGCGTCGCCGTGTCGCGCGCCTCCAGCGCGGTCGCGAAGCGCCGCACGAGCGCGTCGGCGCTCGGCGCGCCGCCGGCGAGCGCGTCGACCGAATCGACGCCCTGCCGGAAGCGCCGCAGCTCCTCGTCGCGTGGGACGACGCTGTCGATCACCGCCGCGGCGACGGTGGTGGGGGAGTCGGCCACCGCGGCCGTCTCCCCGCGCGCGCACGCCGCGGTCACGAGGACCGCGGCGCGCACCGGCCACGAGCGGAAGGTCCGGGACATCCCGCTCAATTGATGGCGTAGCGCGTCCAGCCGGCGTACCAGGGGCTGGCCGCGCCCGGCTCCACCGCGCCGATGTAGCTCGTGTTGGCCCAGCCGCCGCCGGCCGTGAAGTACCCTGCGACGCGCGCCGCGGGCGTCGTCTCGGCGCCCGACGTCAGCGGGTTCGCCGCGCCGGCGATCGGGCGCCAGTCGAGCGAGGTCGGGTTGATGCTGGTCAGCAGCGCGGCCGCGGCCGTCGCCGTGCGGACGTTGCTGCCCGCGAACTTGTCCGGCGTGCCGAGGCCGTTGTTGCCCGCGCCCGTCGTGTCGAAGTTGAAGCCGTTCTCGGCCAGCACGAGCCCGCGGATCGAGAGGCTGTCCTTCACGCGCATCGAGTCGGTCCAGGCGTCGCGGATGTTCAGC encodes:
- a CDS encoding fibronectin type III domain-containing protein, producing the protein MRTPSRLPLLALPLVLLAACGGSDSTGPDGGTTPPPTTLGAPTSVQGTALSTSAVRLTWTAVTGATAYVVQRTPAGGSATRAGVATAATFDDSGLLPATSYQYQVAAVRGADTSSYSAAVTVATRALGAVAAALRGDITASRTLSADTTYVISGFVKVRAGATLTIQPGTRLVGDSTVAGSLLMIARGARIDARGTEAQPIVFTSQRAAGSRAPGDWGGLVIVGNAPSSRTPALARTVGTAAQAETYGGGTSAGDDSGILRYVRVEFAGAEVPTGTDGTPTAVGAFSFYAVGRGTTVEYLQALENLGSSFQWFGGTVDARYLVSYESGDDHFSWSEGYQGRNQFVIGFQSHEPAPRAGLVSTTPRGFQGYGCDPNVEGCVTSTQAPISEPVFANFTLVGPGAGGFAALQTRDQSHGIMIRRGSGASLVNGVVARWQAQGLSVREAATDTLRQRDSLYIGAVLLTDNQLGPFDAAGGAGFGTATNFPGAVAGTGTAATLFTALPTGVPTAAAFDWTPATPLRTGGLAAFPTRVAARTGGFFGAPLATTTYLGAVSPTGPRWWQGWTSYARN